The following coding sequences lie in one Drosophila sulfurigaster albostrigata strain 15112-1811.04 chromosome 2R, ASM2355843v2, whole genome shotgun sequence genomic window:
- the LOC133837994 gene encoding cytochrome c oxidase subunit 7A, mitochondrial — MMNLSRAVVRSFSTATTRRATATSKDQIEKGYFEIRKVQEHFQKKDGKPVFLKGSAVDNVLYRITMALALVGIGGMGKLFWELSVPKKE; from the exons atGATGAACTTGTCCAGA GCCGTTGTCCGCAGCTTCAGCACTGCTACCACCCGTCGTGCCACCGCCACCAGCAAGGATCAGATCGAGAAGGGTTACTTTGAGATCCGCAAGGTGCAGGAGCATTTCCAGAAGAAAGATGGCAAGCCCGTCTTCTTGAAGGGATCCGCTGTCGACAATGTGCTGTACCGCATCACCATGGCGCTGGCTCTCGTCGGCATTGGTGGCATGGGCAAGCTCTTCTGGGAACTCAGTGTGCCCAAGAAGGAgtaa
- the LOC133837991 gene encoding ADP-ribosylation factor-like protein 2: MGFLTVLKKMRQKEKEMRILLLGLDNAGKTTILKRFNGEPIDTISPTLGFNIKTLEHNGYTLNMWDVGGQKSLRSYWRNYFECTDGLVWVVDSADRMRLESCKQELQVLLQEERLAGATLLVLCNKQDLPGALNSTEIKEILCLDDITTHHWLVAGVSAVTGEKLLSSMDWLIDDIAKRIFTLD; the protein is encoded by the exons ATGGGCTTTCTAACAGTATTGAAAAAGATGCGTCAAAAGGAAAAAGAGATGCGTATACTCCTACT tgGCCTGGACAATGCAGGCAAAACAACGATTCTAAAGCGCTTTAACGGCGAACCCATAGACACAATCTCACCCACTCTGGGATTTAACATTAAGACACTGGAACACAATGGCTACACACTCAATATGTGGGACGTGGGCGGCCAGAAATCATTGCGATCCTATTGGCGCAACTACTTTGAGTGCACAGATGGTTTAGTTTGGGTTGTGGACAGTGCAGATCGAATGCGTCTAGAGAGTTGTAAACAGGAACTGCAAGTACTATTGCAAGAGGAGCGCTTGGCCGGGGCCACATTGTTAGTATTGTGCAATAAACAGGATTTGCCCGGCGCCTTAAATTCCACAGAAATCAAAGAG ATATTGTGTTTAGATGACATCACAACGCATCATTGGCTGGTCGCTGGAGTAAGCGCTGTCACAGGCGAAAAGCTACTGAGTTCCATGGATTGGCTAATCGATGATATTGCCAAGCGAATATTTACCCTAGATTAG
- the LOC133837984 gene encoding uncharacterized protein F21D5.5, whose protein sequence is MSLAKYLNRSAAKSSKEALSRICTLRPVEAEHSAIQLTNGENIIGRSKETGIRDSRCSKRQLQLQVNLQHGSIQLKVLGINPCGINGVMAMQDTERELKHGDLIEIVYGRHPYEVHFKPAPNEEQENSTDVDMESSLPIASDQEHWDSVANGKLVIFSSAGLRASHKIAGYDMDGTIITTKSGKVFPKNTDDWRIIYPEVPEKLQRLHKDGFKICFFTNQAGIARGTVNLDEFKVKVKNIVKKLNVPIQVFVAIGNGYYRKPLPGMWEHLKQEMNDNVAVKEERCFFVGDAAGRPETGKGVTKQRKDHSLADRLFAANIGLSFYTPEVHFLNRRIEEWNKPDFEPSTVDVDIPQFEPSDVEFDTKKCEMIIVVGLPGSGKSHFCADVLATKGYVIANADTLGSTQACLTACQRALKSGKSCVVDNTNVDAASRKKFVTLAHESKIPCRCFVMNVTPTQAKHNIVFRELQDTGHSSINDMVFNMMKKKYQTPSLDEGFTAVHKVNFKPQFANEKDAKLYKMYLLEK, encoded by the coding sequence aTGTCCTTGGCAAAGTACCTCAATCGCTCAGCGGCCAAATCTAGTAAAGAGGCTTTATCGCGTATCTGCACATTGAGGCCCGTGGAGGCTGAGCACAGTGCCATACAATTGACGAACGGTGAGAATATTATTGGACGCAGCAAGGAAACCGGCATCAGAGATTCCCGCTGCTCGAAGCGACAACTACAGCTGCAAGTTAATCTGCAACACGGAAGTATACAGCTTAAAGTGTTAGGTATCAACCCTTGCGGTATCAACGGTGTCATGGCCATGCAGGACACAGAACGTGAACTGAAGCATGGTGATCTTATAGAAATTGTTTACGGCCGACATCCATATGAAGTGCACTTCAAACCAGCCCCAAACGAAGAACAAGAAAATAGCACAGACGTGGACATGGAGAGCAGCCTTCCAATTGCCAGTGATCAAGAGCACTGGGATTCAGTGGCTAATGGCAAATTGGTAATCTTTAGTAGCGCCGGCTTGAGGGCGTCCCACAAAATTGCCGGCTACGACATGGACGGCACCATCATCACTACCAAGTCCGGCAAAGTATTTCCCAAGAACACTGACGACTGGAGAATCATCTACCCTGAAGTGCCCGAGAAACTGCAGCGACTGCATAAGGATGGCTTCAAAATTTGCTTCTTTACAAATCAAGCGGGCATTGCGCGCGGTACCGTTAATCTGGATGAGTTCAAAGTGAAAGTCAAGAATATAGTTAAGAAGTTGAATGTGCCTATTCAGGTCTTCGTAGCCATAGGCAATGGGTATTATCGCAAACCGTTGCCTGGCATGTGGGAGCACTTAAAACAGGAAATGAACGACAATGTTGCTGTGAAGGAAGAGCGTTGTTTCTTCGTAGGCGATGCTGCTGGTAGGCCGGAAACCGGCAAAGGTGTCACGAAGCAACGCAAGGATCATTCGCTGGCTGATCGCCTGTTTGCTGCCAACATTGGCCTATCTTTCTACACGCCCGAGGTTCATTTTCTCAACAGGCGCATAGAAGAATGGAACAAGCCTGATTTTGAACCCAGCACCGTCGACGTGGACATTCCTCAGTTTGAGCCAAGTGATGTGGAATTTGACACGAAGAAATGCGAAATGATTATTGTGGTTGGATTGCCGGGTTCGGGAAAGAGCCACTTTTGTGCCGACGTGCTGGCTACTAAAGGTTATGTGATTGCCAATGCCGACACTTTGGGCAGCACCCAAGCCTGTCTAACAGCCTGCCAGCGCGCCCTAAAATCAGGAAAGTCTTGTGTGGTGGACAATACCAATGTGGATGCGGCATCGCGTAAAAAATTTGTAACGCTAGCGCACGAATCCAAAATCCCTTGCCGTTGCTTCGTTATGAATGTGACGCCGACGCAGGCGAAGCATAATATTGTTTTCCGAGAGCTACAGGACACTGGACATTCGTCCATCAACGACATGGTTTTCAACATGATGAAGAAAAAGTATCAAACGCCCAGTCTAGATGAAGGCTTCACTGCTGTCCACAAAGTTAACTTTAAGCCACAGTTCGCAAACGAAAAGGATGCTAAgttatacaaaatgtatttgcttGAAAAGTAA
- the LOC133837993 gene encoding cytochrome c oxidase subunit 7A1, mitochondrial: MQRTLISKFCPLLCDISRCGSIASPMLVASRSFQASPHLKQQMAPGKLTPKMAKLQKKFQTDNGTPVFLKGGIADGVLYRFTLFLCVLGTIGDVWLWLGYIIA, from the exons atgcaGAGGACTTTGATTTCCAAATTTTGT CCACTACTGTGCGACATTAGTCGATGCGGCAGCATAGCTTCTCCAATGCTTGTTGCGTCCCGTTCGTTTCAGGCGTCTCCACATCTAAAGCAACAGATGGCACCTGGAAAATTGACTCCTAAGATGGCAAAGTTGCAAAAGAAATTCCAGACGGACAATGGCACCCCAGTGTTCCTAAAAGGAGGTATTGCGGATGGCGTCCTCTACAGATTTACACTATTCCTTTGTGTACTGGGCACCATTGGCGATGTATGGCTTTGGCTTGGCTATATAATCGCCTAG